The Flavobacterium johnsoniae genomic sequence GTTGCTCTTTACGTCCTTGACTACCAATGCTTAACCATGCGAAACGTGCAGGAGGGGAGCCTAAATCTAAAATTGAAAGCTCAACTGCTCTTTTTATAATTGCTAAATTAATTTCACTTGCAATATTACTGACATGTGAAATTGGAATATTCTTTTGGATTGAATTTTGAATCAAATCTGACAAACGATCGCGAATCTGTTTTAGGTCTTTTGGAAGTTGCGAACGCTTAATTTCTTTAATTAATACACCTGGGTTACTTGCCTGAGCAACAATAAGATCGTGCTCAGAAATAATTCCTTTTACTACAGATTTACTAGTTCCGTCTTTTGTAACACATAAATGGGTAACATTGTGTTTTAGCATCAATAATTGTGCTTCGGCTAGAGATACATTTTCTATAACTGTAACTACTGGCGATGACATAATTTTGTCAATAGTTTCGGTAATAGGATAGCGTCCAGTTGCAATTTTTGAAGATAAATCGGCATTAGTAACAATTCCAATTGGGTGATTTTTTTCGCAAATTACGATATTGTCAACCATAGAATCTGTCATTAAAATGGCAACATCTTTAATGATAGAACTTGCTTCGGTTGTTAAAGGCGAATTATTGTAATTTAATGACTGAATATACTGCATTTCTGTCTGCTGATCTAAGAAATCAGTGTCAGAAATCAACTTACCATTAGAACTCATACTGTCTTTCGTATGACGCGAATTGACAGCAAAACTCTCCAAAAGAAAGTTCAACACATCAGAATTATTAGCTACAAAAGGTCTGAATACAGCAATCGGAATAGCATAAATTATACTTTCTTCACGTGCTTTTGCTGTCATCATATAATTATTTTTAGCAAAAAACGGGCGCAATCCAAAAATGTCGCCTTCGTGACATTTGTTTAAAATCGTTTCTTCGGCATCAGCAATCGTTGTTAGATTAATCACACCAGAAGCTACAACATAAAAACTATCATGAAGCGGATCATTATTTTGGAATAATACTGCATGTTTTTCTAAGTTAATGACACGAATATTCGTAGCAATATCTGATAATTCCTGAAAAGTTAAATTATCAAATGGTTTATATTCTTTTAAAAAATCTGCAATATGTTCAGCGACTGTATTCATATATGTGATAATTTATTTTTAAAGTATCGAATGTAAAAATACTAAAATAAAGTCTTACAATGAAAGTATCTTGAGTAGAATATAATTATTTTAAAGAAATGTTAAGAATTACTGATAATAAGGCGTTAAAAGGTTTTTTTTAGATTAAAAAACTCAAATCTATTATTTTTATTTGACTTACAATTAAAGATTTTGAAAATGCAATTAAAGCAAATTTATTTATTTTTTTCTGAAGTATGAGATTCTCGTGGATCGTATATTTAATAGTTATATGAAAAATCAAACATTCGATTTAAAAAAAAAAAACGGATTGCTGAGAATCGCATAAAATTAATTTTCTTTATAATATTTCGAAATATGAGATTCTAAAGAAATGTTTTTTTCTTTTTTTAATAACAAGAAAATTTACAATTAGTAATAGATACCAAAGAATTTGTATAAAGAGATAATGAAGTTAAATTTTCTATTTTACATAATATAAATTATAGTTCATTTGTGATATAACTAATTAACAATTACAAATGGCTTTAAAACGTTCCTCATTAGAGAATTATACGCTATTACTTGTTGAATTAAACAAGATGCGTCACACAAATTTTAGTGCAAAAACATTTTTGAAAAAAATGCGCCCATTTTGCAAAACCTCACATCTAAAACATAAAACATTATTTCTAAGAATTCGTGGTTCAAATATAGGAATTACCATTCAAGTTTGTACGGATTGTTTTATAGTTACTCAATCCTTTTGTGTACATGAGTTTACATTTTACTGTAATTCAATGAAAACATTGCTTTCAAAACTTCTTAAGCATAATCTTCTTATACCTTAATATATGTCTACAATTATACTTTTAATTCAAAAACGTGAAAATTTAATATTTGAACTTGCTAGTTTAAATTTTGATTTGAATGAATATTCTAAGCATCCAGTTGAAACTGTTGATTTAATTCAATTAAAATTTCAACACGATTTTCTAATTAGAGAAATTAAGCAACTTGCTCATAAAATAAATATTTTATTCAATTCTCAGGTAACTAATTATAAAACCAAATTTTTAGAATCTGAAAAGAAAATTTCAGAAGCGATCTCTAAAAAAGAATTTACTGTTAATGATTTACCAAGAAATCATTATTCGTTGTGGCAAAACACCTAAAAAAAACATTTTACCACTCCCCTTTCGATTTTTCAATTGTTGCCGTAGGGTATAACGGCAACTAACTCACTCAAACCTACTAAAAAACAATGATTTCATATAAAGAAAGGCATCAAGCCCAAACCAAATTTAGAAACAATAATTTAAAAACTACTCTTATAAATATTGACTACTTAATTATTAATCTCGAGGGTCAACCGTTTGGAGAATTTCCCGAAGATTCAAAATTCCGTTTAAAACCTTACGAATACGGAACTAAAATTTTTGAGATTAGAGCAGATTTATATTACGAAGATTTAAAAATTGGAATTTATACAGCAAGACCACGTTCGGCAATTATGAGCGAACAATTTGCACAACTGCAATTCGAGAACAATCTATTTTACACATTGTCTAACGATGCCTTAAGAGGTGTCATAAATGCTTTTTGCGATGAAACGAACTACTTTTTTAAGTCTGTTAATAGACTGGATATTTGCCTTGACAAGTCTGATATCAACAATTCTTACCGTAATTTATATAGTAATGTGGTTGGAGGTAACTACCTTATTTCAGGTCGTCCGAAAAATTTACAAAGCTATTTTGAAACGTATAAAGGAAAATCAATACTTAATGGTTTCCAAGTAGGAAAAAGAACATCGGACAAAATAATACGATGCTATAATAAAACGCTGTCTTTACAACTGACTGAAAAACCATATATAAATGATTATTACGCTAATAATGGTTTGAAAAATGACAATGTTTGGCGTTTTGAATATCAGTTAAATTCAGCGTTTTTTAGAGGTTTAAACGAATATTCGAAAGCAGATATAAATATCAGTCAGACAATGACTTGGGGTATTTTTGATAAAGCAAATCTTTATGAGTTATTGAAGATTGCAAATAAAGGTTTTTTTGAACTTCGTGAGAATACTGGAAAAAGTCAAATCAATAAAGAAAAACTTATTGTTCTGTTTGATTTTGATTTTTTACAATCTCAAATTACCAAATTCAATCCCATAATCAAACGTTTAAAAAAAGTTGTTCTTTCGTCAACAACAATTAAAAAACGTCTTGCGAAATCTCTATTTAGAGAATATTATTCAAACAATCAGGATATATCTTATATCGTTGCTCTAAATCTTTTACTTCAAGATTTGGACATGATTACAGAAAAGCCACTTATAAATTGGTTTAACAACAAATTACATTTCTATCTACACGAATTTAGAACAAAAGAAAAATTAGTAAACGATTTTGATTCTGAATTATTCCACGAACACCAACTTTTATTTTTATAAGCCATGAAAACAAGAAATCTAAGCCAAAAAGTCAATAAGGTTCAGCTTCAATTTATTTTGGAAGTTAGTTATAAAACAGCAAGGAAAGAGTATCAAATAATTATTGATAGCCTTGCTTTAAATAGAAAGTATCTAACGATAAAAGATTTAATTGATTACGGAATATTAACTTAAGAATGCGCTATAATAATTCTCTCAACATCTGTAATAAATAAAGAAGTTTTATGAATTTCCGATTTGATGTGTGCATCGTATCTTGTTAAAGAATAATTTTTTACTAGATTTTGTTTTAATTGGAAAATCTCATACTCAATTCCCTCTATTTCATTCTTTTCAGCAATTTTAAGTTCTGCTACTTTAATACGAAGTTCGGCTAAATCTAATTTAAGTTGTTTTATGTTTAGCATTTTGCATGTTTTAATAAGAATAAGTAGGTAAAATTAGTAAAAAATCGGTAATTATAGGTAAAAAACGGTAACGTGTTTTAATAGTTGCAATAATCTTTGTGAAAGAAATTAAACAAATAAAATTTATAACAAATGAAAATTGCAACTATTACAGGCGTTACAAAATCGCCAGAATTACAAGTAACAAAAGCAATCGGTGCTTTAATTCTTTCAAGTGATTTGGCTTTATCAGCCTTAACAACTGAAAAAATTAGTATTTACATTGAACGTGGAAACGGCTCGAATGTCATTCTAGCAAATAAGGTATTACTTAAAGATTTCATTTTAGCAAGTACCTACGGAACAGAAAACACTCAATCCGATGATAATAATGCTATGATAGCATTGTGTGAATTGGCAGATGAAGGTTCAATTTATCTTGCAGATAAAGAGAGTATTAAAATTACTCTTGAGGATTTACTTGCAGATAATCGTTACGATTTGCACGGTATTGAAGAACCACAACAAACAAACAATTTATTTTTCTTCGAACAAAAATCTGTTGCATCTGAGGAGTTCAACAAAAAAATTGATGTTCAGGGATTTGATTTGGCTGTCATGACTGTTGACGATTCAGTAAGCGATTTGTCTTACCAGTACTCAAATGGTCAGGTTGTAAAATATCTTCCATTTGAATTGCAAACTTTAAGCCGTGATATTGACCCAATCCAAGCAGTTCTTAGAGATGGAAAAGTAGTTCAAGGTTTAACGGATAGATTAACCTTGCCTTTAGTGGCTGTTGTTGGTATTGAAATCAATAAGTCGCAAGGCTCTATTATTAATTTCGTCGTAAGATGTTTAAAAACTGTGTAAAATATGGGATTCTTTAAAAAAATTGGACAATCCATTAAAAAAAACGTCTCGTTCAAAAACTTGGTAAAAGTTGCGACTACTGCCGTTGGTTTTGTGCCAGGTGTTGGCGGGATTGCTCAGCAAGTAATTGGAAAAGTGACTGACGCGGTAGAAGCTAAAAAGCTTGCAAAAGAAGCTGAAGCACAAGGAAAACAAGCCGAAGCAGATTACTGGAATGCTCAAACAAAAGCTTTAGAACAAAGTTCTGCAAATGCTGTTGGTGCTGTCGCAGGCGCAGGTGCTAATATTTTCGCAAAATCTGTTACTACTGGAATTAATGACGGTTTAAGTGCTGGATTTGTTGAGGGAAGCGGTCAGCTTGGTGCTACTGTAGTTAGCTCAACTATTAAGGTTTGGTTTCAAAGAAATTGGAAAATTGTTGTCGGTGCTGTTTGTGGACTTATTGCATTGATTTGGTTTTTAAGACGCGATCGCAATAATTCAGGAAAAAGAGTTGCGAGAAAAAGATAGCAAGCCCAAAAATTACTATCGAATCTATCTTATTGTATTTCTGATAGATTCGGCAGTAATCATAGTAAAAAAATTGGCTGAAATCATATTATTAATTAAACACATTATAAAGTAATGGCAAATTATAAAAAGAATTATAATTCTAATAATCAGAATTATAACAACAATAAACAGAAAGTAAAACATTCGGGTGCAAAGTCTACTACTTACACTCCTAATTCGGGACCAAATAAAGGTGTAGAACAGCATCTAACAACTGGATGGAGATTAGCGAAAGGAGAATTGATAGCTATTAAATGTGTTACGACAACAAAATCTAATCTTTCTGAAAAAGGTTGGTTTGGTTCAGTAGCGTGCACATTTACAAACACTAAAACTGGTGTTCAGTCATTTCATTGGGGAACAATGCAAAAGAACGGCGGTAAAGTTGTAATTGACAGCATGGCGTTTGTAATAAATCCACGTGCAAAAAACGGTGGTTATGCAGGTACATTTATTCGTTCGAACTAATGTTTAAGGTAATATTAAAGTTTCTCCCTCTTATACTTCATGAGGGAGTTGATTTACTCAAAGAGTATTTAGAAAAAAGAAAACAATTAAAACAAAATAAGTCATGAAAAATTTGAAAGGAATTGTTTCGATAATTGCAATTATCGTGAAATATGGTGCGGTTGTAACTGCTATTCTAAAAGGTATTCAGGTTGTATCTGATGAATTAGGTAAACTTGATTTTGGAAAAGACGAACCGCAAGAACCTGTTAAATCATTAACTACTGAGGAAAATGAGTAGTTTCTTAGGAAGAAAGGATTTAACTCGAGGGATTCGAAATAATAATCCGGGTAACTTGGTTTTGACAAACATTGCTTGGCAAGGAAAAATCCCAAATAGTCAAAATACTGATAAACATTTTGAACAGTTTACAGAAGTAAAATACGGTATTCGTGCAATGCTCAGAGATTTAACGAATGACATTGACAAGGGGAAAAATACAGTAAGGAAGCTTATAACTGAATATGCACCGCCATTTGAAAATGATACGCAAAAGTATATTGAGGTTGTTTCAAAAGCTGTCGGTTTAGCCCCTGACCAAACTATTAAAATCGTAGATGCAAGGTTTTATTTAGTCATTGCAAGAGCAATTATTAAACATGAATGTGCCCCTGACCATAATTTAATATATGATTCAGATATTCAGGATGCTATTGATATTATGGGAGATTATAATCTTTCAGGTGTGACGGTGACGGCTAAAAAAAAAATCAGATTCAATTATTTGATAATTCCCGTGCTACTTTTTTTTTATACTGTTTACAGCGTTACAGTCTAAACAAACGCCGAAAACGATAAAAATTATTAATTCAAAATTTAAACAAGATGTTAGATAAAATCAAACTTTTTTACGCAAACAATAAAACTATTGCAAATGTTGTATTAGTTGCTTTAGCAGGACTTTTAGCTTATAAATTATTTAAGAAAAAATAATTATGGCTCAAAGAGAGATAGTTAATAGAACAAAGAGCCAAGCCAATACTGTTTGGCTCTTTGACTTTCTGCAAAAATACTGGCTTTTAGTTGTCGGTATCATTGTGTGTTATCCATTACTGAAAAAATGGTATTCTAAATTCACGCAAGATGCTGAGGAGAAAGCTTTGGAAGATGCAGAAAAAGATTTAAAAATTGCGGTTTCTAATCCAATGACAAAAGAAATTGAATTGAATAAAATTACACCACGTAAAGAAGTTCATGACATAGCAGAATCTTTAGCGGTTTGGTTAGGAACAAATAAGCAAACAAAAGACGCTCCTTGGTACACTTGGATAACTGAACCTTGGTCTAATTTCGAAAACGAAAAAGAAACCATTAACGAGTTATTGAAAGTCAAGCAAGCTAGTACTGTATCATTAGTAATTGGCTGTTATTATGTTATTACAAGACGTGATTTAAAAGCTGATTTAAAGAAATATTTATCAAACTCGGACTTAAAAAAAGTTCCACTATTTAGTTAATTATGAATACAAGACATTATGTTCAATATATAGATGAAAGTTATGCTTTAAAAGTAAAAGAATTAACTTATTTCCCTTATTATGATGATTGGGATAATGACGTACATTTGGGCGCTAATTATTTGTTAGAGGGAATAGATGTTCAATTTTTTATTGTTGGTGTTTTTATAAATAATAAAAGAGAAGATCGTGTCGAGTTTATTGGTATTGATAATTTATTTATGACATCAGTAATTAATGATTTAGAGATGTCGGATTTAAATACGATTCCGTTAAATCACTTTTTTGAAGCTAACAAAAAGGTAAGATTTGAAACTACTAACGTTGGTGTTCCTGTAACATCTGTAAATGTTAATTCGATTCCTCGTCACGATGTAGATGTTAAAACTATGGTGCGTCATCAAGTTGATGTTATGACAATGCCAAGTCCGATTGCAAAACCTGATTTAATAATTTATGACCGTCCTAAACTAGTATTAAAGTCTTTTATTGGAGGTTCTTTAAGTTCAAGGTATGATTCTGCTTCTATACTTGCAAAAGTTACTATCAAGATTTTTTTAGATGGTTCTTACGATATACTTGATAATACGGTTATTTCAAATTTGATTCCTTATAACTACACCACTTTGAATACTGCGACGAGGATTGATGCAGGAAAATCATTTCCTTTTTTCAATTTTTTTATTAAACCAGTAAACTTGTCTGCTGGTGCTTATGGTAGCACGAATTATACGCAATTAGAAATTTTCTTTAATTTAAAAACCAAAGAATTCGCAGTTGCGCATAAAAAATATACAGCTAATATTCCGAGTGTTGAAGTTGAACTTTTTTATAATAACATCATCCAATTTTACACTGGAGATAATGATAGTGTTACTATTAAAAGTCCTGATGAATTGGTAGAATTAAAAGTGTCAAATAAATACATTTAATGGCTAATACTACTCCAACGCCTTACAGCTGTACAATCTTTAATAAAGATAAATCTATAAGACCAATAAAAATTGAGTTTTGTAAATCAATCTTTTACCTGCATAATTGGTGTAAAAATGTTGGATTTGATTATCATTACATTAATATTTACAATCGAAAAACTGGTAATTATATTAGTAGACAATATTTCAATGATTATATAATAGATAAGCCTTTGTATTAATTTACAAAGGCTTTTTTTTTTACTTTACATTATTGTTTGTATCTTGAATTTTTTTGAAATCAACATAATCGTCCTCCTCATCAATAATTTCAAGAATTTTATCTATACTTTCTTTAATTGTAAATTCATTTCCACTTCTTAAACCAATAACAGATCCTCCAACAACTGGAAAAAAACTTTCAATACTATCTCTTTCAACAAACAATTGGTTACCACTAGTTTCTAATGTAAAAATTATTAATCCCATTTTTTTATGTTTAAGTTAAGTAACGAATTTATGAAAATTATTAATTCTTTTTAAGGTATAATTATTTATTCT encodes the following:
- a CDS encoding DUF294 nucleotidyltransferase-like domain-containing protein, which gives rise to MNTVAEHIADFLKEYKPFDNLTFQELSDIATNIRVINLEKHAVLFQNNDPLHDSFYVVASGVINLTTIADAEETILNKCHEGDIFGLRPFFAKNNYMMTAKAREESIIYAIPIAVFRPFVANNSDVLNFLLESFAVNSRHTKDSMSSNGKLISDTDFLDQQTEMQYIQSLNYNNSPLTTEASSIIKDVAILMTDSMVDNIVICEKNHPIGIVTNADLSSKIATGRYPITETIDKIMSSPVVTVIENVSLAEAQLLMLKHNVTHLCVTKDGTSKSVVKGIISEHDLIVAQASNPGVLIKEIKRSQLPKDLKQIRDRLSDLIQNSIQKNIPISHVSNIASEINLAIIKRAVELSILDLGSPPARFAWLSIGSQGRKEQLLLTDQDSILIFEDVTPEKYREVKDYFLRLAKRTTSILEKVGYEYCPNGHMGSNMLWCKSLSDWTKQYNSWMNTPGENSNDLSSIFFDYEIVFGEGKIEEAIENVIFKNAVNNTLFFDFLGNDALKRNSPLSFFKKFIVEEEGPHKDKFDIKTRALMPLIDGARLLILNANIKGIQNTYLRFKQLAITDSKNAEIYLSCAEAFLTLSKFRTVEGLKNDDSGQYINLREMSKTDKEKLKNALAPMKDLEELIKSKFQLTQFS